TCTGCCCTTtttaaaaacaatgaaacaGTGAGATATGAAGACAGCATACAGAGGTTGTAAGACTGATGGTTACTAGTTTCCAGTGCTTAAACTGAAAAATAATAACTGCTGCCAGACCAGAGTTTAATTCATCTGGTTTTGGCCTGCAGGGATCTTGGCAGCAGTGGACCCCATGGAAACTTACCCAGTTTGAAGTCTGGACAGGGTTTTGAGCACTTGAAGGTGTCCAGAACTAGGATGCGGACTTTGAAAAAGTAGCTGTCGGGCGTGACGTACAGGCGGCTCATCTTGTAGAAGCCATCGCTGTTCACCAGGAGGGTGATGAGCCGGATTCCTCGCCGCAGGATCTCAATGTTATGAACAATGCCGTTGATGGCTGACATGAGAAGAGAAACCATAGTGAACTCAAGTGTATATAGATTTAAGATAGCTTAAGTGGTGTTGATTCATAATTACTACAATGATATAAGTATGTATGCCTAAAGTAATAAACTGTATAATATCAATAGAATTAAAATGGAAAGGGAGGATGCATCAATAAGGCAATACTTAGTTCCTGTTAAGTCTGTACACCTAAGGCTTCATATAGCTTATGATTTTATCAAACCAATCTATGCATTTGTTTATTGTGAGGGAAACCCTTTGGATTCATGCTTTTTCATTTATCACAACCACAGTTGTTGGCCTGAGCTCTCAGAAGCAGCTCCTGGATCCTAAGAGTTTTGGCTCAGGTTTTTAATATGGTCCAATTTGACTAAATCAGTGATTCTATGATGCCAGTGAGTCTGTGAAGCCACAACTGTTTTTGACATACTGGCAGACTCTGAGTGATGAAGAGTGAAATTTGAAAACAGCATAAATTACAGAAATACAATTGATAACATGAAAGGAATAAATTGGTTTATGGCCTTACCAAACTCGCTGTAACAGTAATGTTCCCTCTCGTCTCTCTCCTTTCTGCATTCACTCAAACAGACGGCATCTTGACTGAAGTCTGACTCTAAGggaatggaaaaaagagacgGTGTCCATGCGTGCGTGCCATTGTGAGAGCCAGAGAATCATTCCTATGTTGTCGCCAGGCCAAAGCTGTCAATGCGGTGTCATTATAAAAACCGAGGCGTTGCATTCCAGGCTCGTTGAGCCCACAGGGGACCTTTTTGATATCAGATCCAAATTCCAGTTAACTACTATATCACAACCCATCTCATCCAGGCATATTTagaattcttttttttccccctgataGCCTAATCTCATGGTTTGTGAAGCCCACAAAGGGCGCATTCAAGCAAAGGCAAAACCAGCAATTTGCGGATCATGGTGCAATTAAACTAACCATCTAGTTTCTGCAATCTTTTTAGCCATGATTGCTTCCCAAACCCTTTGGTGATTAGTTAGAATGCGCAAAGGACGCACTGATGCGTGTGGCTCACCTCTTTTAAGGATGTCGAAGTGGTACAGCAAGCTGGATGAGCGGCGGTTGTACAGCACAAAGGGTCGGGTGTTGTTTAGATTGCCCCCGGTCGTAAGACTAGACTTCCCTGGACGGTTCTCCTCGGGGTCAAGACGCCGGTTTGGGGGGTCTCGGTCTTTCCGCGTGTTGGAGGTCGGTTGCGTGTTACGAGATCTtgaattgtggttgttgtcaGTGTCACTTGGTGGTGGGTTGTTGTTAGAATGATGTTCACTCTCCGGGACGTTTTTATGTGTACGGTTCACGGTAACAGCTGTGATTTTGGGGTGCAGTATAGGAATGTGTCCGCGTCCATCCCCTCGGTTCTTCTCACTGTTGTGCTCAACTGGTAAACGGTCCGCTTTCGAAGCCTTTTTGGTTTTGCCGTGTGGTCCCAGGCGAGGAATAGGCACCAAGTCAGTGTGCTTTGGCCACACTCCAGCAGGTAAGGGGTGAAGTGTGTATTTGGGGTCTCCGGATTTCTTGGTTTGCCCCAGCAGCTCGTTGATTGGCAATGCAAGGTCCTTTCCACCTACTCTACTGTCGTTCTGTGGTGGTTCGGACTGTCCGCCATGCCCTGTCTTTTCTGGCGTTGTCCCAATTAATGAGAATAATTCTGCGGGTGCGATACAGACATAGCCCAGGCTATTAGTCCACACCTGTCATCTGTCACTAACGTACCAAAACAGTCGTTCACATTGTTTTACTTCTCATAGAGATTTAAGACCCTGTAATAAACTGTAAACACTGAATAAACTCAATCAATGCAAATATCAATGCATGCAGCCCACCTTCTTCAAAACATTAATCACTGACcacatgcaaataaataa
This window of the Alosa alosa isolate M-15738 ecotype Scorff River chromosome 7, AALO_Geno_1.1, whole genome shotgun sequence genome carries:
- the LOC125297914 gene encoding UPF0450 protein C17orf58 homolog codes for the protein MTGLLLLLLIVFAFSTAEEHTVNELFSLIGTTPEKTGHGGQSEPPQNDSRVGGKDLALPINELLGQTKKSGDPKYTLHPLPAGVWPKHTDLVPIPRLGPHGKTKKASKADRLPVEHNSEKNRGDGRGHIPILHPKITAVTVNRTHKNVPESEHHSNNNPPPSDTDNNHNSRSRNTQPTSNTRKDRDPPNRRLDPEENRPGKSSLTTGGNLNNTRPFVLYNRRSSSLLYHFDILKRESDFSQDAVCLSECRKERDEREHYCYSEFAINGIVHNIEILRRGIRLITLLVNSDGFYKMSRLYVTPDSYFFKVRILVLDTFKCSKPCPDFKLGSRYVVMGQIYHRRRHLPSDLLAIVGGKLKPGDGLLRSNNYVKRYNKRRHQKTQEAMRSKCR